The window CCGGGGTAGGGATGGGGCGGGACAAACTCGAGATCCCCTTCTTCGACGGCCTTTTCGAGCGAGGGGGGCCAGGCGCCGGTGCGGTCATGGCAGCGGTTCACGCCGCCGCGGATCCGGTTGAGGCGGTGCTTAAGCTTGTCGTCCTGCAGGGTAGTATTGAGGACTTCGCGCCCGGCCAGAAAATAGCGGCCGCCAAGGGGATCCTCGGGCAGGTTTTCGACAATGCCGCCCGTTACCAGGTCCTGCAACGATTCGGGCAGACGATGGTGCCGTTCCTCATAGAACTCCACCGCTTGCGATAGCTGGGTGCACACGTCCTCGATGGCGAGTTCCTGGAGTTTCTGCTGGGCAAGTTCGCGCAGCATCTTTTCGCCGCTGTTGCGCGCCATGTCCTCCCACATGGCGCGTTCGAAGGCATCGAGATCGTGCTGTTTCGCGATATTGGCGGCGAGTTCGAGCACGAACGGGGGCGCGGTCTCCGTGGCGACGGCCATGTGGAGGAATCGGGCAGCCTGGGCGGGGGAATCGGGGCTGTCCTTGCGGTTCAAGAGGTAGACCATGGCGATCTCGTAAGGCAGGCTCCACGCGCCGGGGTTGTGCACCATCCCGCGCTTCATGAGGTCTAGACTGGCGTCGCTGTCGGCCTTGAGGCTCGCCATGAAGATCCCGCCGTAGCGGTAGACATCGACGAAATAGGGGTCGAGCCGCGTGATGGTGTCCGCCATGTGGTTAAGCCAGACGTATTTGTGGTCGCCCTTGAACTGCTCGGCGGTGTACTGGATGCACTGGAGCCACAGCAGGTCGGCCACGACGCTGTCCATTCCCCCCGTGAAATGGTTGAGAAGCTTTTCGTTGGGGAGATACAGCAATTCTTCCTCGAAACTGGTCTGGCGCCGGGCATCCATCTGCTTTTGCGCCACGACGCAGCACGCGAGACCAACGCCAACGGCAAGCGGGGCGATGACCAGCCAGCGCGAGATCATACGTCCTTGTCCTGAAACGCCAGCGAGGCGATAACCAACAACACGGCGGTGTAGACCGTCCCGTAGGCGAGGGCCCACAGCACGTATCCCGAGGCTACGGGAACGCCATTGGCCGCCTCGGCGCGGATGTCGAAGTTCGAGAGGTTCGGGATGATGTAGTAGATCGCCTCGAGGACCCGCTTGCTGAAGGTTCCGTCAAACTGCGGCGGCAGCTCCGTGAAGATGGTAGTGGCATGACCGGCAATATACGTCGAGAAGACGATGATGGCGCCGAGAATCGGCGAGGTCAGCGCGGAGAGCAGTACCGCCAAAGCGGTGAGCAGCAACAGCTGCCAGTAGATGAGCAGCACCGCCTCGAAGAAGACGATGTCGAGGCCGCCCCCGAGGATCACCACGTAGACCGCCGCAACGAAAGCCATCACGACCGTCACCAGGGCCAGCAGCGCCGCCAGCCCGAAGTATTTGCCCAAAACAAACTCCCACCGGTGCATGGGACGGCACAGTATGGTGTAGATGGTGCGCTTGTCGATCTCCTTGTACACGAGGTTGGTGCCTACGAAGATGGCAATCAGGACGCCAAAGATCGACACGGCCGCCAGCGAGATGTCTTTGACGATCTTGATGTCCTGCCCGATGCTGATCCAGCCAAGGGCTTTCGAGCCGAGGATCGCGGTGGCGGCAAACAGCAGCAGCACATACAGCACCTTGTCGCGCACCGCTTCGCGGAAGGTGTTGCGGGCTACGGCCAGCACTCTCATGAGCCGGTCTCCTGTTCGCGCATGAAGTATTCCTCGAGCGATTCCCGGATGGGCGTGAACTCGATCAGTTTGCCGCCGGACTGCATGAGCTCGGCGGCGATTCCGTTGGCGGCGTCCATGTCGTTGACGAAGAAATGGCGGCCCTGCTCGGATTCGCGCGTACCATCCGCCCGGGCAGCCAATGCGGCTGCCGCGGTTTCGGAAAGGCCTTCCGCGACGATCTCGACGCGGTTGACGCGGCGCGTGAGCAATTCGTCGAGGCGGCCCTGTGTGGTGAGCCTGCCCTTCACCAGAATGCCCACACGGCTGCAGATCTGTTCGACATCGCCCAGCACGTGTGAGCTGAAGAAAACGGTCTTCCCCTGAGCGTGGAGCAACAGGATCAGTTCGCGGATCATCCGGCGGCCCAGCGGGTCGAGGCCCGACATGGGTTCGTCCAGGATGAGCACTTCGGGGTCGCCCACGAGCGCGACGGCGAATCCCAGGCGCTGCCGCATGCCTTTCGAGAACCCGCGCACGCGCTGGCCCGCGAACTCGCGCAGGTCGAGCAAATCCGCAAGACGTTCCCACTCGGCGCTGCGCCGGGGACGCGTAAGACCGTTGAGCTCTCCGTAGAAATCGAGGGTCTCGCGGGGATTGAGGTATTCGTAGAAGTAGGGGTTCTCGGGCAAGTAGCCGATGTGCGCGCGGGTCTCGCGTTTGCGGACATCTTTGCCCATCACGAAGGCTTGGCCCTCCGTAGCGCGCAGGAGGCTGCACAGGATTTTGATCGTGGTGGTCTTGCCCGCGCCGTTGCGGCCCAGGAAGCCGAAGACCTCGTTGGGCGCGATGGCCAGATTGAGGTCGTCGAGGGATCTAACGCCGCCGCGTCCGATATGCCCCCCGTATACCTTGGCCAGACGTTTGGTAACGATAGCATCCATGCGCGAATCCGTATGTCCTGAGAATGGGAACGGTCCCGTTTCGCCACGCATCTCGCGCGGCTTGCTCGGTACAGAGCCCATTCCGGGTTCTACAGCTTCAGATTCTCCTGTATACTCCGCACGGCGCGCCTCACGTCCTCGGCGTGTCCGAACGCGCTGAGCCGGAAGTATCCTTCTCCGCTGGGGCCGAACCCCGACCCGGGCGTGCCGACGACGTGGGCCTCGTTCAGCAGTTTATCAAAGAATTCCCAGGAGCGCATGCCGCCGGGCGTGGCCATCCAGATATAGGGCGCATTGACTCCGCCGAACACGGCGATACCGGTGCTTTCGAGACCCTCGCGGATCACTTTCGCATTGTTCATGTAGTAATCGATGATCGCATGGCATTCCTTCTGGCCGGCCTCGGAGAGGGCGGCCAGTCCGCCGTCTTGGACGATATTCGACGCCCCGTTGAACATGGTGGTCTGGCGGCGGAACCACAGGCGGTTGAGCGTGCCGGGTTCACCGTCTTCGCAGACCAGCGCCTTGGGCACGACAGTCCAGCCCAGGCGCACCCCCGTGAATCCGGCCTCTTTCGAGAAGCTGTTGATCTCGATGGCGCATTCCTTTGCGCCGTCGACCTCGTAGATGGTCCGAGGCAGATTCGGATCGGCGATGAATGCGGCGTAGGCGGCATCGAAGATGATCACGGCTTTGTGTTTGCGTGCGTAGTCGACGAATCCGGACAATTGCTCTCTTGTGGCAACCGTGCCGGTCGGGTTGTTCGGGCTGCACAGGTAGATCAGGTCCACTTTGCGCGAGGGCGGGTCCGGAAAGAAGCCGTTCTCCCTGGTGCAGGGCATATATACGAAACCTTCGTACTGGCCATTGATTGCGTTACCCGTGCGGCCGGCGATAACGTTGCTGTCCACATATACGGGGTAGGCGGGGTCCTGGACCGCGACGATGTTGTCAGTGCCAAAGATGGACTGAATATTCGCGGAATCGGGTTTTGCGCCGTCGCTGACGAAGAATTCGTCGGGCTGCAGCGTTGCGCCATACCGGGCGTACCGTGCTGCAAGGGCTTCGCGAAGCTCGGCGTTGCCCTGTTCGTCGCCGTAACCCGTGTAGGTCTCGACCTTCGCGAGTTTGTCGACCCCGCGCCGCAGTCCTTCGATGATGGATGGCGGCAGCGGCTCGGTAGTGTTGCCGATGCCCAGACGCATAACCGTGACCCCCGGATGGGCGGCGATGAATTCGCGCGTGCGACGGCCGATCTCGGGAAAGAGGTATCCCGCTTCGAGTTTGTTGTAGTTGCGATTGATGGTTGCCATTCGGTTATGTCACTCCGCTTAGCGTTACTGTTGCATAAGGAATCAGCTTCGACGCCCGCCGTCACTGCTCCCCTGGCACACATCGTGGCGCGGTATTGCTCTGCGCCCGCTCCGGGCGGAAACCGGTCAGATTGTAATATACCCGGGCCGAAAATGCGAGCGGGGCACGGGGCGAAGAAAGGACCGCCAAGGATTCGGGGAGGGGCGACGCCGTGACGAGTGCCTTTGCCCACAAGAGAGCAGGCATTCGTGCCCGCTCACCTGTGATGGCGGACAAGAGAAACCGCCCTTGCGAAGAGAAAATAGCGCGGGGGAAGCGGGCTGTCTTGAGGCCCGCTTCCCCCTGCGTGATGCCTTATCGTTTTCTGAGTTTCGAGCCGTTTCCTTAGAGGATTTCACTCACCTTGCTGATGGTGTACAGAGTATAGCCGGTCATCGAATTCGCCGGGGCGTCTCCGAGTTCGCTATAGCGGACGAATTCGACATGGCCGTCCATGTAGAGCGCATTGGCGCCGCCAGGAACGTGGTTCATGGCCAAACCGACACCGGAGGATGCCGGGTCGGCGTTCACGATGTCGAACATTACGATGATCTCGGACTGCGCTTGGGCACTGCCCGCCGGATTGTTGATGTCGGTGATCAAGAATCGCTCGATGCCTTCGCGCAGGCGATAGACGGTCGTACCCCCGGCCAGCCCGTAGGGGGCGGTTACCGACACGTCGGAATCGAGGGCGGACCGCGCGGTAGAGGCCTCCGCAGGGACGAGTGCTGAGTTGGCGAGCGCGTTATCGAGATACAGGCTCATGAAGAGTTCGCCGACTTGGGCGGAAACCTCCGGAAGCGTGGGGTCCAACAGGACCATGGTGTCGTAACCGGTCTTGAATCCGTCCAGCACCCAGCCGGTGTAGATGTAGCTGTCGCCAAGGTCGTCGGCAATGCCTTGATAGTACCCGCACTCGAGCACCGAGAGCATTTCGTGGGCATCCGAGGCATCGGGGGCCGACGGACAGGCGAAGATGTTCCAGTCCGTCACGTACTCGGGATAGATGGCGACCGGGTTGGGGCACATCGCGGCGCCGGGCGAGGCGTTGCAGTCGCCCCAGCCGCTGGGCTCATTCCCGGCAATGCCGTCAAGGTAGTAGACGTCGCCGCCCTGCATCGGCGGCCACTTTTCGCCCTTGGATTCGTTTGCGTACATTTTGTAGACGAGCCCGCACTGTTTGAGATTGTTGGCGCAACTGGCGCGGCGGGCCGCTTCGCGGGCCCGCGCCAGGGCCGGTAGCAAGATGGCCGCCAGAATGCCGATGATCGCGATGACAACAAGAAGTTCGATTAGTGTGAATCCACGTCTTTTCATGATTTCATCCTCCTAAAACTCTTTGATTGCCAAACCAATTACCTACAACACTCGTCCGGCGTTCGTTGCCTCCGCTTGGTCCGGACGCAGAAGCCCGTGAGACAGCCTGCCGCATTATACACGCTCGGCGCAAAAAAAGGCGTTCAGATATCCGGACCCAAATCGCCGGATGACACCACGATTGGGGAAACTCACACAAAGACACAAAGGACGCGGAGAAAATGGCGCCGGCGCCGAAGCGGAATCTACGCAACGTCTCCGTTTATGATGCGGGAAATGCCCTCCCTCATCAAAGCATCGCCGAAGTCGAGTAGACAGCCGAGTCTGATACCCGTCAACCGCGGATAGGTCAACACCTGCTTAGGGTGCGCCTTCGTGACCTTCTCCACGGATTCGTGTTCCCTGTGTCTCCGTGTGAGCGCATCCTTGTCTTTATGGAGACAATAAGATCCCTCCCGCGAGGGCTTCCCAATCCGGCGATTGGGGTCCGGAACGGTGTGGGCGTGCTCGGGCGCGCGGCGTTCGGGGATAGCAAATGCGGCGGGGCGAGAAACCCTCGCCCCGCCGCGCGGTAACGCTTTCCAGAGCAAAGAATTATCCTACGAACGAGGTAATCGCGGCAAAGCCGGAGTTGACCGGGAATGGTCCGTCCGGGCTGTAGCGGATGAACTCGACATGGCCATCCATGAAGAGCACGTTAGAACCGCCGGGCACGTGGTTGAACGGGATGTCGCCGCCGGCTTCGAGGCTAATGCAGTCAAACATGACTTCGATCTCCGACTGGGCCTGAGCGCTTCCCGCCGGATTGTTGATGTCGGTGATCATGAACCGCTCGATGCCTTCGCGCAGACGGTAGACGGTCGAGCTGCCGCCGTTGCCGTAAGGGGAGTTGACGCTGACGTCATTGTCCAAAGACGCGCGCGCAGCAACCGGGTCGGCCGGGACGCCGTAGTCAAATGCGCCATTGCCACCATAAGAAGCCGGGCCAATGACGCTCAAGACCTCGACCAGCTGCGTCGGGACGAGCTCGTCCGCGCCGATGTCTACCTTATCGTCGTCTCCGTCGCACTGATCGACGACGTAACCCATGTAGAAATAGCTGTCCGAGGGATTGTCGGCGATGCCTTTGTAGGGGCTCACGCAGACCATGCCGGGCCGGTCCACGATGATGGCCAAGTGAGCCTCGACCCCATCGCCGTAATCAGGGTCAGAGGGGCAGCGCATGACGTTGAAGTCGGTCAGGTACTCGGGATAAATGGAGATGACGCGCGGCGCCAGCTCAGGCTCATCCTGCCCGTCGCATTCGGGCGGCAGCGCGCCGGTTCCGTCGGTGTAGTACTCGGCCAATCCCTGCAGGGGCGGCCATTTTTCGCCTTTGCTTTCGTTTGCATACATCTTGTAAATAATGCCCATTTGTTTGAGGTTGTTGGCGCAACTGGCCCGCCGTGCCGCTTCGCGCGCCCTCGCCAGTGCCGGCAGCAGAATCGCGGCCAAGATGCCGATGATGGCGATGACTACCAGCAGTTCGATTAATGTGAATCCTCTTTCTCGTCTTCTCATGATTCTCTACCTCCCTTAATGATTACACCCCTACTTTAAGACGCATCAGATCCTGTGGGTGACGCTCGGTACCTGGCAGCATGCCGCTCCGACAATAGCTTGGCGTGAGCATTCTGTTGGGATTCCGTCAGCCGAACCCTTCCACTTCCGGGCGCCACCCGTCAGAATCTAGCTTACGCCCCTGCTTTGTTTTCGTCAATCCCCCCAATAGCGCGTGTAGGCCGCTGAGAGGCTTCGAACCGGCGTGTGGCCGGCATCCGCGGATGTATCGCGCCGTCAAAACCCTTCGAGACGCACCCCGAACGCGGGCGTTTCCGTTGTGTCGGTTGAAGTGTCCAGGTAGCGTGCTAGCACGGCGCACCGGTCGGCGTCGATGATATGGTCGTCGCCTTTGCCGTATACGACTTCGCCGCTGGCGGATATCGAGTAAGTGTGGCTGGCGTACTGGGACTCGCGGTCGGGGAGCGTGGGGAACACGATGGTGCCCTCGAGCATGCGGCGTTCGAGGAGTTCGGTCATGTACTGTTTGACGTTGCGCCGGTGTGGGGAGCCGTCGGGGAGAGGTTGGAGATCGATGGACGCGCCAAATTCGAAGGCGAGCACCTTTTCGCACCAGCCGGTGCCCTGGGCCATGAGATTGTGAGCAACGGCGCGGCCGCTGTTGCCGCAATCGATGCCGATGCGGCGAAAATCATAGGCGCGGTCGAGTTCGGCAATGATCTCCTGCTGCCGCGCATAATGCACCCCCTCGAGATGCACCCGCAGCACGTTGACGAAATGCGGTTCGGCGGCGCGGTACACCACGAATTCGGAGGGGTCGCGCGCATAGCCCAGGTCGCACCCGAGGTAGTAATCGCCGCGCGGAACGGTTGCCGGGGCGTCAAACACGTCGCCGCCTGTCAAGCGCAGGTCGTGGAAATCGAGGCCGTCATCAACGCAGGCGAGGTAGGCATCAAGATCGAATACGGCCTGCGCGGGCGCGCCGTGTTGGCCCAGCACCCGGTGCACATAGCCGGGAGAATTCCGGCCGCCGTAGAGACGGGCGAGTTCGGCGTCCTTCTCGGGTGTGAACTCGGGGTTCAACGATGACGGCCAGTTGTATCGCTCGGCGGCGGGGTCCTGGGTCATGCGGTGAAAGGTGTTGCGGAGGCCGTTGGGCACGCCGTAGACCCAGCGCCGCCCCCCGCCGTTAAGGGCCTGGAACAGTTCGGCCCAGGATGGCTCGGTCATTTCCTGGGCTTCGTCGACGACTTGCCAGTCGACGTGCAGCCCTTGGAAGTTCATGCCGTGGGGCCCGGCGATGCGTCCCCACAGGACAAATCCGTTCGAGAAGCGCAAGAACCACGAGGGGGAGCGTTTAACCTCGAGCAGGCCCGGGCCAAAGTGGGGGGTGGTCTGAAAACGCCGCACCAGACGGTTCATGAGGGGAAAAAGATGGTTCTCGCACTGGGTTGCCACGAGCATTTCGGTGTTCGGACAGAGTACCGATGCCCATGCGGCAATGATCTCGATCTCGGCGGTCTTGCCGACGTCGCGTCCGTCGCAATGGACCTTGCGCAGGGCGTACGAATTGAGCGAACCCTCCTGATACGGGCGGGCGCTCCAAGGGCGGCCTCTGGTGTCGCGGATGAAGTGCCGTGCAAAGGCCGTGCGCCGGTGCAGGGCAAGCCACTGGCGAACCTGGGTCTCGGTAGCGCCGCGCTTGCGCAGCTGGTTTCGCGCGCGGCGTTCGTTCCATGCTACGGTCACGAACAAGCCTTCGATGCGCGGGGCCGGGCGGCGCCGCTGCACGATGGGGCGCGCTTCTGTCTGCGTTTTTCAAAGGCGAGGGCGTCGTCCAGCACGCCGTCGCCAAGACGCAACAGGGGACCAATCTCCTCGCCAAGGGCGCCGGTTCCTCCGGACGCCGCGGTCGCTTTGCACGCCTCCTCGAGTTCCTGCAGGGCTTTGCGCACGCGTTCGCGGGCTTTCATCGATTTCTCGACCATGGGGTGAATCTCCTTGAAAACCGGGCCGTTGTCTTCCTGCATACGGCAGACGCCCTCGTTGCGAAGGACGTCTTCCATGCGGCGTGCGCTGAGCCACGCGACGATGAGCTCTTCGGCGCGGATGGCAATCGACGGTGCAAGAACGGACCTCGAGGCGGCAAGGCAAGGCTCGAGAGCGGTTTCGAGCGCGTTCACGAGGGCTTCGACCTCGATGTCGCTCCCGAGCCGGGCCCAGCCGTTGCCGTAATGGTTGCGCAACAATTCCGACAGAAATCTCATCAGAACCTCCTGTCCTGTGCGTGAATGCGGGGGTTTTCGCGCAAACACGCTTCCGCCTATACAGGCCGAGTGTTGCCGTAGGCCGGAGATGCCGGCGGCGCGAGAGAACGGCATAAGTTGCAGCAGGACACCGGTTACGGCGGGGCAAACGACTCTGCCGCCCCGGCCGGATGTGCTGTTTCGTTAGGAGGAGGGGGCCGGCGCGAATGCTCTGTGAGCGTGCCGCGACCTACTCACGCGGACGTTCCTCGAACGGATGCGGCCTCAGTGTATGCCGTCGCCGATGGCGAGATCGCGGCGGGCGGTAGCGATGCTGATCGTGAATCCCGCAATGAGGTCGATAAGGGAAATGAGGGTGAGCAGGATGAACGTCGCGGTCCCGGCCCCGCTCACCACGATGAGTTCGACCAGAAAGATGATGAAGACGGCGGTCGACAGCATATGGTCAACAATGGCCGTCCGGGAGACGCGGGTGGCCTTCAGGATCTCGATGAACAGGAGCAAGATGCCGATCCCGACGAGCAAGTCGCCCGCTCCGAACGCCATGGGTGTCTCGCGCGTCATGTGCGAGATGTGAAACAACGTCGGGTTGGCCTCGAAATCCACGCCCGACAGCATGGCCGCGTTGTATGCAATCAACACGACCGCCAACAGTGGAAAGTAGATAATGAGCTTCATGATGGGCTCCCGTGTGCCGGTTGTTCCAGCGAGATTCCAGCGAGAGCATATGCCGCCGGGGTGCGATGATCATAGCATAGAAAGGCAGCGGCAAAAAGGGAACAGACGGCGGGAATTCAAACATTTGGCCGAATCACGCAATGGCCGTCAGCTGCGGGGACCTTCGAGTATTGACAACCTTCTTGATAGAAGCAGAAAATCACAACCAGAAGAATGCGCGTAAGAGAACTTGGGTCAAAGAACAATGACCGTTGAGATTCTGTTTGCGTCAATATGGGCCATTTGTGGCGCGGTTCTTGTGGGATCCCTGCTCCAACTGCATCGGTTTCTCAAAACGAAGCCCAGCATCGCGGACGAGGCGAGCTTTGCGCGGTTCAAGGCGCTGGCGCGCACAGAGATGTACTTGGCGCTGTTTATGCTTTCGCTGTCGCCCTTAATATTCGTAGCGAGCGCTGCGCTTGTCTTCAAAAACGGCCTCCCCGGTCTTGCGGCCGTGCTTATTACCAGCGCAATCTTCCTCGGGTGCTCCATGTACCACAAGAGAATCGAGAGGAGGACCCACAATCTGCCGGTAGCGGAAGCCCTCGAAGAAGAGTACCGCGCGGTCTGCACTTCGTGGATCAAGAAGCCCTGGCCGGACTTCTGAGGGGGCACGAGGGAGCGGCCGGACGGGCCCCCGGAGCTGATGCGGCCCGTCAAAATTTGGTTACAGTCGGTGCAGGCAGGCAGCTCTCTCGCCCGGCCTGTCCGAATTGCCGAATCAGCGCGACGGCATCCCACTGCCGCAAGCCGACATGTCTAATCGCCGTTGATCAGCGCTTCGGCCCTGTCCGCAGGGAGAAGGTCCGGGCGGAGTCGCAACGCGTCTTGGTAAAGAGGCCGAGCCTGGTCGGGTTTTCCCACGTGGTCAAGGGCGACCGCGAGGTTAAACATTGCCAGCGGGTCATTGGGGGACATCTTCAGGGCGGACTGGAAGTCGGCGATAGCTCTCTCGAATTCCCGCGCGGCCTCTTCCGGTTTGCCCATTTTCTCGAGGATCACGCCCATGGTGTAGTGCACGCTGCCGTTGTCAGGCTCCAGAAGCTCCAGTTTCGCGAAACACTCGTGTGCGCCGCCCAATTTGCCTTGGGCGAGACGCACCAGCCCGAGGGTCTTGTAGCCAGGAGTGAAATAGGGATTCAGCCTCATTGCTTCAGCCACGTACTTTTCCGCCTCATCGAGACGCCCTTCTTCCGCCAGATAATCGCCCAGTGCGTAATTCGCCGTAGCGTTGTTCTCTGTGACCGCCAGGGCGTGGCGGAAAAGAGTCTCGCTGTTGCGCCAGTGTTCGAGTTGAAACCGCGATGCTACGGCGAGCACTAACAGGATCGTTATGGAACAAGCCGAAAGCAATTGCCCGAACGTACTATGCTTCGCAGAGGGCATGACACTGTAAGCCAACATGATGAAGAGCCCGACTGAGGGAATGTAGCTGTAACGATCCGCCATCGCTTGGGACCCAACCTGGACAATGCCAATGACAGGCACGAGCGTGCCCAAGTACCAGAGCCATCCCACAAGCAAGTGCGGATACCGCGCCGCTAACCAGAGCACGACGACGGTCACGACCACGAGGATCAGTGCCGCAATTAGGAGCTGCCATAAGGGGCGCGACGAATACGTGTGCGGATAAATGACTGCGTAGTCGGTTAGCCATATCAGCTTGACAATGTAAGCAACGTAGGATACCACAGCGTTCGCCAAGCGCACTCTCAATGGTAGGGACTCAAGATCTGATACGGCATTGGTTGTGTATTGAAAGACAAAAGTCAATATAGATGATCCCAGGGCCAAGGCAAAGAGTGGAATCTTTTCCACAATAAGCGCGAGATTCCCTCTTAGAGGTGCCTCGGCACATCCATCGAATGCGTACCGTCCCAGTGGCCAGAAGTCCAGGAGCAGGAGGGTAAAAGGCAACGTGACCAGCATGGGTTTTGCCGTCAGGCCGAGGGCATAGAGCAGTACCACAGGCCAATACCGGCGCAGACCCGGTTTACGGGCATAGCTTACGTACGCCAGAGTGCTCAGAAACCAGAAGCAGGCGCTCAAAACATCCTTGCGTTCCGCAATCCACGCAACTGACTCAACATGCATCGGATGCAGCGCAAAAAGGGCGGCAACACAAGCACCGGGCCACGGTCTGTCAGTGAGCCGGAGCAGAAGAAGAAACAGCAAAACCGTACCGGCAGCATGGAGCAGAATATTCGTCAAGTGGTGTCCCCATGGATCCAAACCGTACATCTGGACGTCGAGCATGTGGGACAAAAGAGTCAACGGGTGCCAGTTAGAGGATACCGAGGCTGTCAGGGCCCACCGCACTCCGGCGGCTGTGATGCCCTGCTGGACCTCCGCGTTGTCGGTGACGTACTGGCCGTCGTCAAACTGGTCAATGAACTGATGGCCCAGCACAGGCCAATACACGGCCAGTGTCAGCACAAAAAGCCCGGCCCCGATTAATATGCTGCGCGCTGATGGTTTCTGGAGAGCAGCAGGCAGGGTAGTCTCCTCAGGTGCACGGCCAGTCCGTTCGCGACGCGCCACGACAGTCGTCAACTCCTCTTGAGGTCAAAACCCCGCCCGGAACCCGCATGCATATCCTGTGAAGAGAGCGGATATCTCACTTGTCCTGACGTGCGGAGAAAGGCAGATTCACGGATTGACTTAAAGGTTCCATGTGCGGTATCTCTTTCCTGTCCCTGATAGCCATTGTCTTGAGCTTTGAATGCCAGGCTGTTTGCAGAAGAGCATACCCCATCCGTGGGTTCATTGCCAGCGGTCCACATGGAATAGGGAGATGCGCATAGAATACCAAGCAGCATGGGATTGAGTTAATGATGAAAAGAAGCAGCACAACAAGCAGAGTCATTCGGAGTCAGCGTTCAGGTCGAGGGAACGCGTGAGATTATACCGACTCGGAAGACGGTTAGCATTGGAATGGCGACCCCAACGGGATTTGAACCCGTGTCGCCAGCGTGAAAGGTTGCCCGGTCAAATAGGCGCCAATTGGCACATTATGGTTTCTTATTGGTTCGCATAGGCTTACGACTTCACAGACGTTTTTCTTGAAGGCCTGAATTGGTTCAAATTGGCCGGGACAGTTACAATTTGGTTACAGTCGCAGCAGCTGGACAGCCCTCTCCTTCCCCCTTTCGAAACTCCTGACCAGAGCGAAGTCATCGCAGCGCCGCACGAAAGTCACGGTGAAGGCGCATTGAACCGCGTCGTTATTGCGTCTGCTCGGCGAACCGAAAGGCGTAGAGTTTCGCTGAACGCATGGCAAAGCGCAGACGAACGGCATTCCCGGCGAGTGCGGAGACATCGGAGCGGCCTTGCCACTTTACGACATAGGCCGTATCGTTGAACAAAATGCGGTTGCACTGGTCCAACGCAAACCCGTCAATGGGTTTGCCCTCTTCGTCTTCGATCTGGACGCGCGCCTCGCCCATCGCGGCCACGTTAATATTGAGTTCCAACCGCTCTCCCTCGAACACAAGCGACGGCGTCACGAACCATCCGCCTTCGTAAGGCGCGTCGGCGGATACAAATCCGTCCAGGCGTTGGATAGCCACACCGACATATTGGCGTCCCCAATTGTCGCGGCTCTTTCGCCCTTCCTCAGGCAGCGCGCGGAATCCGCCGTGGGTGAATGGCCAGCCCGTACGGTACTGGTAAAGGTAGTTACCGACGCGAACGTGCCAGCCGGTCTGCTGGGCCGCTCCCCAGTCCGGTTCGCCCGGAAGGCCGCGTTCCACGTACGGTTTGCGGTCATACCGCATCCAGTGAATGCCGTCGCGGCTTGCGCAGAACTG of the Candidatus Hydrogenedentota bacterium genome contains:
- a CDS encoding tetratricopeptide repeat protein; amino-acid sequence: MARRERTGRAPEETTLPAALQKPSARSILIGAGLFVLTLAVYWPVLGHQFIDQFDDGQYVTDNAEVQQGITAAGVRWALTASVSSNWHPLTLLSHMLDVQMYGLDPWGHHLTNILLHAAGTVLLFLLLLRLTDRPWPGACVAALFALHPMHVESVAWIAERKDVLSACFWFLSTLAYVSYARKPGLRRYWPVVLLYALGLTAKPMLVTLPFTLLLLDFWPLGRYAFDGCAEAPLRGNLALIVEKIPLFALALGSSILTFVFQYTTNAVSDLESLPLRVRLANAVVSYVAYIVKLIWLTDYAVIYPHTYSSRPLWQLLIAALILVVVTVVVLWLAARYPHLLVGWLWYLGTLVPVIGIVQVGSQAMADRYSYIPSVGLFIMLAYSVMPSAKHSTFGQLLSACSITILLVLAVASRFQLEHWRNSETLFRHALAVTENNATANYALGDYLAEEGRLDEAEKYVAEAMRLNPYFTPGYKTLGLVRLAQGKLGGAHECFAKLELLEPDNGSVHYTMGVILEKMGKPEEAAREFERAIADFQSALKMSPNDPLAMFNLAVALDHVGKPDQARPLYQDALRLRPDLLPADRAEALINGD